From Solibaculum mannosilyticum:
CCTTTTTCTTTGTACAAAAGGCCATGTAAGCAAATTGCTTTACATGGCCTTTTGTGATTTTTTATTTCATGATTAGCTATAGAATATTTTCCAATGAGGGGACTTCGCTGTTCCAGATTTCTGTTAAGGCAATTGTACAAGAGGTACAGTCATCCAAGAAATCATCTATTTGATCCTGTTGTAAGTGAGGAATCATACTTTCAATACTGAATACAATATGATCCATCTGATCATGCCGTATCATGATGGAAAGTAAGACATCGCTTTTTTTCCATTGACGGCTGAGTTCCTGAGAAATTTCAATTGCTTTTTGGATCTCTCCATTTAAAGCAGCATCCTGAGCCTGACCAATTGTATCGGTGAGGGTATCGGTTTGTCGATGGACGACGGCGATACCAATTCCTCCGAGGATAGAGATAATCAGAAGGAGGGCTACAGCAGTCCAAATGCGCTTCATGCTTTTGGCTCCTTTAGGATAATTTGATGATTGCGGGATTTATCGGCGGTCATGAGGAAAACATCGCTAGGCTGTATTTTTTGTTTACGCAGTACGGAATCCAACCATCGCTCGTCTAACCCGCATACAGCCAATGCAGATTTGTGTACCAATCCGTCGCTGATAATCAACATAGGGAGTCCGTCGCCTGACGCTGGAACTTTGAGCATTCCCGCAGTGGCAGGCATCTGATCGGGTTTGGGGAGAATGCTCAACTTGCCGTTTGTCTCCACAATGGCGTATTCCACATCCTCAATGCGGAAAATATTCATCTGTCGCAAATCCTCCATAAGGTCCTCTATGGTAAAACGGACTCGTTTCATTTGTCTCTGAAGGATTTTTCCCTCCCGGATGATAATGACCGGTTTGCCGCTGATCAAGGAACGAACCTTATCGCTTTTGAGCATCAAGGCGGAAAGAATGAGTTCTACAGCGACCAGGGTAAAAATAGGGATCAAACCGCTGATCAGGGGGATACCGTTTTCCTGCATGGGCACTGCTGCGATGTCCGAGATCAAGAGGGTAACCACTAGTTCGGAGGGCTGTAATTCTCCGATTTGCCGTTTTCCCATCAATCGAAGCCCTAACACAACAAATATGTAGAGCAGGATGGTACGGATAAAATAAATAAACATACTGCATCACCCGCTTTTAGTATGACGCAGAGGAAAAAAGTTTATACCATCGGCCTCAAAAAAGGCAAAACACAGGGAGGCTAGGAATATTTTAGCAGGGAAAAGAGCATACCAATACCAATTCACACAACGGGAGGCAAAGGGTATGTTTCAATGGATTCGGTCTAAAATCCGAGCCTTTCTCAGCCAGGGACAGATATCCCAGGATCAGCCGGAACCCCCGGTTATTGACCAGTCTCTTTTGGAGAATCTAGTTTATTTGCGGGGACAATTCAAGAATACGCTGGAACTTGTGGTACGTGAAATGGAGATCGGCGGACATAAAGCGGCGTTTGTCATGCTGGAAGGGCAGGTCAACAAACAGGTGCTAGCGCAAGCGGTGGTCAATCCGCTGACCGAGGAGATGCCGGAAATTGACGACGTCGATAAGCTGGAACAGTTTATCACCGAGAGCATGATGGGGACGGTAGATCAACTACAGGTTTCCAACATGAAGGACGTTATGAAGCTGTTGATGTCGGGCTTCGCGCTTTTCTTTTTGGACGGCATCGATCATGCCACTGCGTTTGGCCTTCAGGGATTTGCCACGCGGTCCATTTCAGAGCCGGGCAGCGAGATGTCGTTGCGGGGATCCCAAGAGAGTTTTGTAGAGGCACTGCGAGTCAACGTGTCCATGATCCGCAGACGGATCAAAAGTCCCACATTGAAATTTGAAGTCATGAATCTGGGGACGCATACGCAAACCGAAGTGTGTATGTGTTACGTGGAAGATAAGGTATCGCCGCAACTTCTGCGGGAGGTGCGCAGCAAACTGCAAAAGGTGAAGTTGGATTCCGTATTGGCCGACGGCTATTTGACGCCTTTTTTAGAGGACAAACCTCTCTCCCTTTTTTCCGAGATCGGATACACCGAACGTCCCGATACCCTCTGTGGGAAAATACTGGAGGGACGTATCGGTGTCTTAGTGGATGGTACGCCCTTTGTCATCTTGATACCGTACCTGTTTGTGGAACATTTCCAGAGCATGGACGATTATGCCCAGCGGCCGTATTATACCACCGTCATGCGATGGCTCAAGTATGCGGCGTTTTTCCTGGCTATTCTCCTGCCGGGCATCTATGTGGCAGTGGGAAGCTTTCACCAGGAACTTCTTCCCCCAAATCTGCTGTTTGAATTGGCAAAGGCCGAGGCATCCACACCGCTGCCCCTGATGTGGGAGGCGCTGATGGTGCATATGGTATTTGAAATCATCCGGGAAGCCGGTCTGCGTCTGCCCAAGGCGGTGGGACAAACCATCGGCATCGTGGGAGCCATCATCATCGGCGACGCGGCTGTCTCAGCCGGACTCATCGGCGCGCCGATGGTTATTGTAGTCAGCTTGACGGCCATCACCTCCTTTGTCATTCCCAGCCTGTACGAACCCATCTCCATCCTGCGGTTAATTTTTGTCATTGTGGGCGGTACATTGGGACTGTACGGCGTACTGCTGGTGACCGCTATGGTGTTGTGCAATATCTGCGCCAAGAACACCTTCCAGGTGCCCTATACGGCACCCATCTCCCCCTTCCGCTTGCGCGACATGAAGGACGTCGTCATCCGGATTGGATGGAAACACATGGGAGGACAAAACGCCCTGGTACAAAATATGCCGGGGGCCAAGGTGGAACCATCCAAACACAATCCCTGACATCCCGAGGAAGGAGGCATTTATGAACCGGTATAAAATCAGTGTCAGCCAATTGTTTTTTATGTTGTTCGTCAGCCGACTGGTATTGTCTTTGACCTATCTTGTGGGAAGCAACGAACGGGTCATGGGCAGCGATTATTTATTTGTCGTGCTATTCCAGATCGTGATCAATTTCATTTTAGTCATCCCGGTGTTCTTGATGATGCGGCAGTATCCGGGACAGAACGTCATTGAAGCGTCCCAGACGGCATGGGGAAAAGGCGGTATCGTCGTCGCGGTGGTGTATGGGCTGTTCTTTTTGATGGAATGTATCCAAAGCGTGGGGGACTTCGGATTTTTTGCCTCCACCACCATGACGTCCAATTTATCCTCATTTTGGTTTTCGGTTCTCATCCTGGTGGCAGCGGC
This genomic window contains:
- a CDS encoding DUF4363 family protein, translating into MKRIWTAVALLLIISILGGIGIAVVHRQTDTLTDTIGQAQDAALNGEIQKAIEISQELSRQWKKSDVLLSIMIRHDQMDHIVFSIESMIPHLQQDQIDDFLDDCTSCTIALTEIWNSEVPSLENIL
- a CDS encoding DUF421 domain-containing protein: MFIYFIRTILLYIFVVLGLRLMGKRQIGELQPSELVVTLLISDIAAVPMQENGIPLISGLIPIFTLVAVELILSALMLKSDKVRSLISGKPVIIIREGKILQRQMKRVRFTIEDLMEDLRQMNIFRIEDVEYAIVETNGKLSILPKPDQMPATAGMLKVPASGDGLPMLIISDGLVHKSALAVCGLDERWLDSVLRKQKIQPSDVFLMTADKSRNHQIILKEPKA
- a CDS encoding spore germination protein — protein: MFQWIRSKIRAFLSQGQISQDQPEPPVIDQSLLENLVYLRGQFKNTLELVVREMEIGGHKAAFVMLEGQVNKQVLAQAVVNPLTEEMPEIDDVDKLEQFITESMMGTVDQLQVSNMKDVMKLLMSGFALFFLDGIDHATAFGLQGFATRSISEPGSEMSLRGSQESFVEALRVNVSMIRRRIKSPTLKFEVMNLGTHTQTEVCMCYVEDKVSPQLLREVRSKLQKVKLDSVLADGYLTPFLEDKPLSLFSEIGYTERPDTLCGKILEGRIGVLVDGTPFVILIPYLFVEHFQSMDDYAQRPYYTTVMRWLKYAAFFLAILLPGIYVAVGSFHQELLPPNLLFELAKAEASTPLPLMWEALMVHMVFEIIREAGLRLPKAVGQTIGIVGAIIIGDAAVSAGLIGAPMVIVVSLTAITSFVIPSLYEPISILRLIFVIVGGTLGLYGVLLVTAMVLCNICAKNTFQVPYTAPISPFRLRDMKDVVIRIGWKHMGGQNALVQNMPGAKVEPSKHNP